The uncultured Desulfobulbus sp. genome window below encodes:
- a CDS encoding multiheme C-type cytochrome, which produces MKPGTIRVHRQLSILLFFSLMPAVGTATKPEPSPHPELSAQEQYIPCAQCHQESTPELYQQWFDSRHGLAMVKCYQCHGTFETFRLTPTRQDCAVCHENMMDKCPQDKPCWDCHLPHDFTIKK; this is translated from the coding sequence GTGAAACCAGGAACCATACGAGTACACCGCCAGCTGTCGATTTTGCTCTTTTTTTCCCTCATGCCCGCTGTGGGCACTGCGACTAAGCCAGAACCCTCCCCTCACCCAGAACTCAGCGCTCAGGAGCAGTATATCCCCTGTGCCCAATGTCATCAGGAATCCACTCCCGAATTATACCAACAGTGGTTTGATTCACGCCATGGCCTGGCCATGGTCAAGTGCTACCAGTGTCACGGTACCTTTGAAACCTTTCGCCTCACTCCCACCCGGCAGGATTGCGCTGTCTGCCATGAGAACATGATGGACAAATGTCCCCAGGACAAACCCTGCTGGGATTGTCACCTGCCCCACGATTTCACTATTAAGAAATAG
- a CDS encoding zinc ribbon domain-containing protein, protein MPIYEFFCDDCNTVFNFFSQRPNTEKRPACPKCGRPELQKMMSTFATIGKAREDDGDDPFAGLDESKMEQAMASLMREAENVNEDDPRQVAQLMRTFADKTGLNLGDSMEEAIARMESGEDPDQIEREMGDLLEGDEPFSLEAMKKKVRGKRPPIHDETLYDL, encoded by the coding sequence ATGCCGATCTACGAATTTTTCTGTGACGACTGTAATACGGTTTTTAACTTTTTCTCCCAGCGGCCGAATACCGAGAAGCGTCCGGCCTGTCCCAAGTGCGGTCGTCCAGAGTTGCAGAAGATGATGTCCACCTTCGCTACCATCGGCAAGGCCAGGGAAGACGATGGTGATGATCCCTTTGCCGGGCTTGATGAATCCAAGATGGAGCAGGCCATGGCATCGCTTATGCGTGAGGCCGAAAATGTCAACGAGGATGATCCCCGCCAGGTCGCACAGTTGATGCGTACGTTCGCCGACAAGACAGGGCTCAATCTCGGAGATTCCATGGAAGAGGCCATCGCTCGCATGGAGTCTGGAGAAGATCCAGATCAGATCGAGCGGGAAATGGGGGATCTGCTGGAAGGCGACGAACCCTTTAGCCTGGAAGCGATGAAAAAGAAGGTCCGAGGCAAACGACCACCGATTCATGATGAGACCCTCTATGACTTATAA